The Persephonella hydrogeniphila sequence TGAATTTCAAGAGGAAACAGATAAGCAGGGAATAAACAAATACAGGGCAGTTTTAACAGTTAAAGGCATATCAGTTTTAGATAAAAATTATCCAAAAATACCAGTTAATACGGAGGTAACATTCTCATGAAAGCAAAAGAGATAGCAGAAAAACTTTTAATTAAAAAAGCAAGGATAAAGCAGGGAGATAAAGAAAGAGAAATCGTTCTAAAAAACAGAATGCACATTTTTGAAGGAATGAAAGTAGCTTTCAATATCAAAGATAATGATGAAATATCAGAAGGAAAATTCAAAGAAATGATGGATGCATTTCTTGAAAGTAAAAGTCATGAACTTCCCAACTTATCAAAAAAATCTGAAGAAGTAGGCGAAGATATCGCCACAGGAGCATTGGTAACAAAAAAGAAAGGAGGCAATAAATAATGATTAGAGTAGAGGGACAAAAATCAGCATTACCAGATGTTGATGTTCTTTTTTATGACGGAGCTCTTGGAAGAATCCCAGCTACCGGAGATGGTATAGCAATAGCAGTTGGTGTGAAAGATACTTCTGGAACAGCTACAGCAAACCAGGTTTACAGATTATTCCTCCCAAATGAAACCGAAAAAGCGATAGAGCTATTTGGTGGCACTTTTGCGGACAAACTGCTGGATGCCGTTTCAAACGGACAAGGAATAGTTTATGCTATATCTGCAGTTTCAAATACTTCTGCTGATATACTCACTGCAATAGAAACAGCTGTTGATCAATCTCTTGTTAATGGAGATGCTTTATTCGAGTATATTGCAGTATTAACTCCTGTTGATAAAACACTTGCAGCATCTATCGAATCTTATCTTTCTTCTCTCGTATCAAGACATATATATGTATGGGCAATAGTAGAAGCAAGAGATAAAAATCCAGACACTACAGTTGAACCGGATTACGATACTTATGTGACAAATCTAATAAATGAATGGTCAGGTTTTAATGCATTAAGAACTTTTGTTGTTGCTGCTTATGCAACTTTTACAAACATAAAAGGAAATCAGGGATATAGAAATGGTCTTGGTTCTATAATGGGACTTATTTCAAGAGCTAAAGTCTCTCAGGATATCGGGGAAGT is a genomic window containing:
- a CDS encoding DUF2586 family protein, with protein sequence MIRVEGQKSALPDVDVLFYDGALGRIPATGDGIAIAVGVKDTSGTATANQVYRLFLPNETEKAIELFGGTFADKLLDAVSNGQGIVYAISAVSNTSADILTAIETAVDQSLVNGDALFEYIAVLTPVDKTLAASIESYLSSLVSRHIYVWAIVEARDKNPDTTVEPDYDTYVTNLINEWSGFNALRTFVVAAYATFTNIKGNQGYRNGLGSIMGLISRAKVSQDIGEVGAFPIKNLVSLPDGLTYSHIYTLDQAGFITVRTYDGYAGYYVTNPVAMNDPTSDYHFMYARRVADKAAKLSRKAVMKYLKGEILPPNNQDPSNPVKPTKSPTVQELKAKIEHALKVGMYDRKELYGYRVYIPEGQDIWASRELNVYTKLIPTPHMDWIEIHQSFENPFLGIGG